The following coding sequences are from one Papilio machaon chromosome 8, ilPapMach1.1, whole genome shotgun sequence window:
- the LOC123721198 gene encoding uncharacterized protein LOC123721198, translating into MGGRLLNSRPLTPLSADPSDLLPLTPGHILIGRPLTALPTDCYEQHVTGTLSRYQHLEQLRQHFWRRWSKEYISELQLRTKWRSDLNPLQEGVLVILKEDNLPPLKWRLGRVVAVHPGADGVSRVADVRTATGVVRRAFSKICPLPQDDI; encoded by the exons ATGGGAGGCAGGC TTCTCAACTCACGTCCACTAACGCCGCTCTCAGCAGATCCTAGCGACCTACTTCCGTTGACGCCGGGACACATCCTCATCGGTCGCCCTCTCACCGCGCTGCCGACTGACTGCTACGAGCAACACGTCACAGGAACACTGAGCCGATACCAACATTTGGAGCAACTCCGCCAACACTTTTGGCGCAGATGGAGCAAGGAGTATATATCGGAACTACAGTTGAGGACGAAATGGCGCTCTGATCTCAACCCTTTACAGGAAGGCGTCCTCGTCATCCTGAAGGAGGACAATCTACCGCCGCTGAAATGGCGGCTGGGTCGAGTCGTGGCAGTCCATCCCGGAGCGGACGGAGTATCCCGTGTGGCTGACGTGCGGACTGCGACAGGAGTCGTACGCCGCGCTTTTAGCAAGATCTGCCCGCTGCCTCAAGACGACATCTAG